The Numida meleagris isolate 19003 breed g44 Domestic line chromosome 7, NumMel1.0, whole genome shotgun sequence genome contains a region encoding:
- the LMO4 gene encoding LIM domain transcription factor LMO4 isoform X1 gives MHQKSIYIKAMVNPGGSAQPPPVTAGSLSWKRCAGCGGKIADRFLLYAMDSYWHSRCLKCSCCQAQLGDIGTSCYTKSGMILCRNDYIRLFGNSGACSACGQSIPASELVMRAQGNVYHLKCFTCSTCRNRLVPGDRFHYINGSLFCEHDRPTALINGHLNSLQSNPLLPDQKVC, from the exons ATGCATCAGAAATCAATTTACATAAAG GCCATGGTGAACCCCGGCGGCAGCGCGCAGCCGCCCCCGGTGACGGCGGGCTCCCTCTCGTGGAAGAGGTGCGCCGGCTGCGGGGGGAAGATCGCCGACCGCTTCCTGCTCTACGCCATGGACAGCTACTGGCACAGCCGCTGCCTCaagtgctcctgctgccaggccCAGCTGGGGGACATCGGCACGTCCTGCTACACCAAGAGCGGCATGATCCTCTGCAGAAACGACTACATCAG GTTATTTGGAAATAGTGGTGCTTGCAGTGCCTGCGGACAGTCCATTCCTGCTAGCGAGCTGGTCATGAGGGCACAGGGCAACGTCTATCATCTGAAG tgtTTTACATGCTCTACCTGCCGGAATCGCCTGGTCCCGGGAGATCGGTTTCACTACATCAATGGCAGTTTATTTTGTGAACATGATAGACCTACAGCTCTCATCAATGGCCATTTGAATTCACTTCAGAGTAACCCACTACTGCCAGACCAGAAG gTCTGCTAA
- the LMO4 gene encoding LIM domain transcription factor LMO4 isoform X2: MVNPGGSAQPPPVTAGSLSWKRCAGCGGKIADRFLLYAMDSYWHSRCLKCSCCQAQLGDIGTSCYTKSGMILCRNDYIRLFGNSGACSACGQSIPASELVMRAQGNVYHLKCFTCSTCRNRLVPGDRFHYINGSLFCEHDRPTALINGHLNSLQSNPLLPDQKVC, encoded by the exons ATGGTGAACCCCGGCGGCAGCGCGCAGCCGCCCCCGGTGACGGCGGGCTCCCTCTCGTGGAAGAGGTGCGCCGGCTGCGGGGGGAAGATCGCCGACCGCTTCCTGCTCTACGCCATGGACAGCTACTGGCACAGCCGCTGCCTCaagtgctcctgctgccaggccCAGCTGGGGGACATCGGCACGTCCTGCTACACCAAGAGCGGCATGATCCTCTGCAGAAACGACTACATCAG GTTATTTGGAAATAGTGGTGCTTGCAGTGCCTGCGGACAGTCCATTCCTGCTAGCGAGCTGGTCATGAGGGCACAGGGCAACGTCTATCATCTGAAG tgtTTTACATGCTCTACCTGCCGGAATCGCCTGGTCCCGGGAGATCGGTTTCACTACATCAATGGCAGTTTATTTTGTGAACATGATAGACCTACAGCTCTCATCAATGGCCATTTGAATTCACTTCAGAGTAACCCACTACTGCCAGACCAGAAG gTCTGCTAA